From the Scyliorhinus canicula chromosome 4, sScyCan1.1, whole genome shotgun sequence genome, the window GGGAAACGAATTATGAGCGAACTAAAATGGACTGaattgtgggaaaatggtgcAATATCATGGGCATGCAAAAGAGCTGAGAGTTTGTTTCAGAGGACCAGATCATGAACCGGTCTTGCTGGGTGATTGGTTGAAAATGAACTCTGAAAATCTGTTCCGTCAAGGCCGATGTGACCCAAGTGAGAGAGGGTTGGTAGATGTGTGCTGTTTCTATGCTAACTGTATCCAGAGACCGCCGATAGAGTATGCCTGCCAGTGAATGTGACTTGAGGGCCAGATCTATTCAGTTGGAAAGATTGTGAGAATACACATGGTGCCACAATTATGTGGGGAGTGAAGCTTGTGGTTTTCTAAGGTGTATCTTTGTTGTATCAACTAGTTAAAGTGGAATTGATCTCATTATTTGAAGTATCATTTGCCTGATTtgtgttaaaataaaaattacacAAAGTGAAATCCTTCATTtggaggatggggggtggggggggggggcgtcatttGGTTATTTTGATTTACGGTCCCCCTCATAAGGATCATAACAAGATTAAAAGGAGATTTATGCAACCAGATAACATGGATTTAAACTAGTTGGCAACAGAaccagagggttgatgcagacattTATTTTTACTCAATGTGTTGTGTCGATCTGGAATATTAGAAAAGGTACTAGTAAcatattcaatagtaacttttgaAATACTTAAAgtggaaacatttgcagggctatggaggAAAGAGCAGCAGATGGAACTAATTggacagttctttcaaagagctgacctGGACACAATGGCCTCTTTCATTGCACTCTGATCGATGATCCAATCAACAAATATTGGCAACAATAATTTGATGATGATTGGTTTAATGAATCGATACATTGTTGGTGTTCATGTCAGGAAAGCGCCAACATCACTGACTTGTATTGGCAATATGACACCGCGCACATTGCTCAACCATCATGCCACATGGCCTAGTGTTCAATTTAACACAACAGTGATACCCAAAGGACTCCATTAGTTATTATACAATAAAACATGTACCTGTGGGGAGTTGGTACTAGTTGACCATCCAGCTCCATAGAACAGTCTTTTGTGACAACATTGCCAACGACATCTCCAGCTGCACAGTTACTACAGAAAAGGTCTGTTTGCTGCACAAAGGCCTGTGATCAGATGTGAAGTGTAATGTGTAAACCAAGTGGAACTCATGGCAGCAAAGACACAAAGAAATAGTGTGTGATTGGATCAGGGGCCTGGCCAATACTGTTCATGATTTATTTGATTGAGGAAGAAACATTAGACTGTAGTGTGGTACATTGTCCACTGTGTTTCTTTGTTACTGTTAAACAGTTGTATTCGTTTACTCCTGAGATTAAAGAACAATTTTATATAGCTATCACGGGAATCCACCTTATTCATTTAAAATGGCACTCTTTTTGATTTATGTTCTCTAGTTCGGTGCTTTTGTTTAATAACGTTCGGCATGCTTCCTGAAGTTCCACCTTAAATCGAAATCCAGGTGAAAGGTTGAAGTACGTGGTGGAAAGTGAACGAGGCCACTCTCAGGTAGGCAAGCTAGTCCAGTGGCGATCACCTGTGAGCTGTCTGGGGCCCGAGCTGGATACAGTACTTGTGAACCCAAAGCAGAGCCTGACACGAGCACAGCGTCTAAAAATAACAAGAGGAAGCCGAACCTTCCCGGGAGCAGAGGTGGGGCGGAGTCAGCGGCTGAACGCAGGAGATTTACCTGCCGTGCAAAAATCCAccggctgcagggagagaactgaCCATGGATTTACCCTCTCTACCTGTCGGGAGCAGCCGTCCCCCTCCGCAGTAAAGGGCTAGACCCGATTACTTTCGGGAGTAACTGATCtgatattcatgatgtggagatgccggcgttggactggggtgagcacagtaagaagtcttacaacaccaggttaaagtccaacaggtttgtttcaaacacgagctttcggagcacggctccttcttcatccGATATTGACCAGGAAATCAAACACCTTCACCTCCTGAGCGGCTTGGGGCAGGAGATTATCACAGAGAACCCATCCACTCCAGGCTGTAAATGAGTGGGGCAGAAGCACTCAGAAGAACACGGCTTGCAGACTTTGCTCTGACTGTTGATTCCTGCTGATAAAGCCACACTTGCACTTTGGACCCGGGAGTTGAGTCGATTAAAACCCATCTGTGTCGGATCTGTACACATTCCGCGCCTCAGCTGGACTGTTACTTCGCTGCATTGTGCCCAAAGTGGCTGGCTGTAAAGTTAAATCCGCCTGAGGCGTTAATAGCCCTGTCCCAAGACATGAGCCCACTGTGAAATTTGGACGAATAAGTGTGGAGACTGAGCGAGGTTGATTGAACTCGAAGGGGGTTTAGCACCAAGCTGCAGAAAGCACTCACAGccgcctcactcaacagcctgggagtTGTACGTATTTGCATTCCCAGTGTTTCTTCTGGGAAAGCTCCATCCGGTAAACGTTCAGTAAATGTCAGAACTCTTCCCTGAACTGCAGCCCGAGAGATGGGGAATAAACAGCGGCATTGTTGAAAAGAATCAAATCTGGGATAAAGAAATAAGAGAAGTGTGCTGTCAGACACTGGCTGATTTGAGAGCAGTGTCTCAGACCTGTGAATCATTGGAGCCATGTTCTGTGTGACTCCACGGTGAACTCCTCCAGCTTTCCAGCCTGTATTCCAAAGCAGCCTTAGCTGccaaaaacaaacaacaaaaagcAATAGATGGATATGTGTCCAGGACGTCTTTATTCTGCCGTGTGGAGGAACATTGGGCAAAGCTGAATGAGAATGATTATGCTGAAATCACGACTGGGATTTAAAATATCTACAAGTGAAGAGCTTACTTTAGTACAAAAGTGTTTTAATTCCTGAGATTTCTGCAAACCTATAATTGGAAAATCACTTCCACGCCTGAATCATTGAAGGTATCTGCCACAGAATTAAATCATTTTCCAGGACGCTTTGAGACGCATTGCTTGATTGTTTAATATTTTATATTCTCAAGGCTTGGCTCAATAGTTTTTCCCTCTTGGCTCAATAGTTTTTCTCTCTTGGCTATCTGCGGACAATTTGTTCTCCAAATGCCGGAGCTTTCAGAGATCATGTCTGGCCGCTTCCCAGCAAATCCATCCCGGATCCAGCAGAGTATCCTAGAGGATCAGGTGGAATTGTGGTGGTTTCAAGATCTGAAAAGATCCATCCTGTGTTATTCTGTGGCTGTGGTCCTGATCCTAGGAACTGGACTGGGGGGAATTTTTTTATTGTCTACAGCCACTAGTAAATCGAGTGAATGGAAGCTGGGAGTAGGGACTATTCTGTGTCTCTTAGCTCTGGGCATCCTCTTAAAACAACTGCTGAGCTCTGCTATCCAGGATATGAACTGCATGAGGAACCGGACCCAGATTGACAAATTAAGGAGTGGAGGGTTGATTGATTACCTGATTATTTTAGTCGCCGGATTGATAATACTGGTCTGTGGTTATGCAATGATAATCCTGGCAAATTCCGCCCCTCATTCTTCAGGTAGACCCTGGAGCGACATGTTAATTGCAGGTGTTGCGAGTACATTAGCTGGTTGCATTATTCTCCTCTCACTCCTGATCTATAGTTTAATCTTCAAATTCTGTCCCCATATCACGGCCAGTTCTCCGAACGGCAGGGTTCCAAGTGTTTATGTCATATCAACAGACAATACACAGGTGAGGCCAGGGGAACTCTCCTCCAGTACAGCCAACCTGATATAAAGTAAAGCACTGACTGATTCCACTAGGAGCCCTGGAGTTCTCTGAAGTTGAGATGACTGCACAGACTGGGCATGTGAGGCTCATttgtttaatgaaatgaaaaaggaaatgaaaatcacttattgtcacgggtaggcttcaatgaagttactgtgaaaagcccctagtcgccacattccagcgcctgttcagggaggctggtacaggaattgaaccgtgctgctggcctgccttggtctgctttaaaagccagcgatttagcccagtgtgctaaaccagcccctgttttaaTGGCGAAAGCAGAATAAATAATCAGGTTAACTGCACAAAATAGCCCTTCACAATACTAATTAACGCGTTTGATATAAACTGTGATTCATTCGAGACTAATTTGTAACTCATGAAATTTATAAATCTTAATTTTTTTAGCAATGGACAGATTAATTTGGAAGCCAAGTTGTAAAATTTTGATATTTGCCGATGTAAATATTATAACTTATAGACGGATCAATAGCTAATTGTAAATTACTGTTACCTCATAAGCTATCATGAGTTGCACTCACATTTCGAAAAGCACTTTTAATCCAAAGCTTTATAGGATGAATCAGAACTAATGGGAAACATAAGCGTACTTTTCTATCACTCAGTAACACCAGTCACTGTTTAGCTGCTTACAATAAATGCAATTGTTAAATATTTAAGAGTGGAACGAGTCCGTCTCTTCTTCAAGTATCTTGTGCGTCTCTGTTATTTAATCTGGTTTAACCACACTGGCTTAATTATCTTGTACCTGTTACAGTGTTCACTGGTTTGGGGAAGGAAgatatttttatttattatttgctGTACAGTGTGTTCCTGGAGTGTTATGCTAGTCAGCACTTTTGTTGACATGCTGCTGAGTTGCTATATTACTCACTTTTTTGTTTACATATTACTTAGAGAGTAATATtgattattgttttattttaacaTTTTGCTGAGGATGTTAGCTATTCAGCATTTTCATTAACATGTTGATGGTGTGTTTATATTGTTTACTATTTTTAGCAGTGTTGAAAGGGTGCACTATTACATAGTATATCCAGAGTGTAAGCAATCCAGACTAGGTGTCTTATCCGCTCTAAGCATTGACAGCCTTTTAAATACATCCTTCCTATCAATCTTCACCCCATCCATGATCTCCACCACCACTGGTTGTATCAGTATTTTGTTAGTATCCTCTTCCTTGGTAAACACCATTCAAAGTGCTCATAAGGTATTGTAATATTGCCCTGCACCTATGAAATGCTTCTCTGTCCCTAATGGGACCCACTCCACCTATTACTATTTACATAATAGTAGAAGACCTTTGTTCCCTATTACATTAACTGCCATTCTATTCTAATAATATCTCTTTGCCAGTCATAGTTTCCTCTTCACTTCCCCTCTTAATCTATTGTATTTGGCCTAGTTCCCATTTAGAGAATTAACCTGATATGCTTTGTACACCCTCTTATTTTTTTATTTCATcatattctctatctccctcatcatccaaggagccctagctttggttcagcatagtagcacagtggtttgcactgttgcttgacagcgccagggtcccaggtccgattctcggctttggtcactgtgcggagtctgtatgttctccctgtgtctgcgtgggtttcctccgggtgctccggtttcctcccacaagtcccgaaatatatgctgttaggtaatttggacattctgaattctccctctgtgtacccgaacagacaacGGAATGTGataactaagggcttttcacagtaatttctttGCCGTGTTTATGTAATCCTACTTgtttcaataaagattattattattatccttcaCCCTTGCTGGGATGTACctaaccacagtccaaagatgtgcaggttatgtggattggctatgcgaaattgccctgagtgtccaaaaatgctaggttggattactgggttacggggatagggtggaggtgtgggcttgggtgtggtgctctttccaagggccggtgcagactcgatgggccgaatggcctcctactgcactgtaaattttatgataatctatgataatctcctTGCGTTTCATCATTGTTCAATTACATTTTTTCTTCGTCAGTTTTTGATTCCATTTTATCCTGGCTAAATCCCCTCACGCCTCATTGAAGTTAGCCCTCTCCCAATGTAGAATTTCTGTTTTAGATTGTTCCTTGATCTTCTCCATTGCTAATCATAACTGATGATCTGATGATTGCTCCGATGCGagcatcaattcacacaagatggagagttgaagtgaacagaggttttaatcagctggaactgtgcctgcctggccTGCTCTGCACTGaaagccgcctgcagggcagcagatctatatacctcccccgaggggatggagcccacaagggcactagCATGATACAATGCATCATcaacatagtacaatgtaatgtaatgtaatgcaatacagtggcgaatggttgccgtaatacattcaccacatgctcTTAGCGAAGTGTTCTGCCACAGATATTTGGTAAGCTTGGTCCATCTCATTGCCCAACACAGATATTGGGGATGGGCTAcaaaatgctagcccagccagtgaggcccacatcccatggagtaatatatttttttaaagttctgcATTGCCTCTTTCACAGTTGGACCAAGAACATGATGGTCAAGGAAATTCTGCTGAATACATTTGAGAAATTCCTCCCGCTCTTTACCCATTACTCTTAACATTATGCCAATCAAGATTTTGGTAATTAAAGTCTACCAATATCGAGATCTTGCACATCTCCGTAATTTCTGCCTCTAGTTCTCTGTCACTATTTGGACCCACAGAATACCCCTTGCTGCATGATCATCCCCTTTTTGCTTCTCTACTCTAACCAGATTGATTCAGCCTTTTTCCCCTCAATACATCCTCTGTTTCCGATATTTCAATGACCCAGCGCTGTTCTTTTTTCTCCATTCCTACCTTTCACTTTGCATCCTTGAATATTAAACCCCCACTGCTCAGCATTTTGAAGCAATGTTTCTGTTGTTGCCACTACATCATGCTCCCGCAGGGCCTTATGTGCTTGTAACTCATCAAACCTATTCATCACTGTGGTGGTTTTAAAATTACGTCTGCAGGCCTCAGAGGTTTAAACAAATTTACAGCTTTATTCAGGAGATGTTAATACTACAGGCTGCAATGTTTCACTGCCCATTTGCCACTCAAGCGCCGTGACATAATCTCCGATGACATCACGTAATCAGCctcttaaagtgcccctgttcCAATGCAAGGATGCTAGTGAGGAAACACTAGAAATATTATCAATACACAACATTTTCCTCCCCCTTTAAATCAAAGGTCCCTGACACAATAAACAGTATAACATGAACAATCAATCAACAACAAGAGTCGATACATCAGGCGTTTCGGCGAACCTCAGGCGTCTGCCTTTTAGTACTTGTTGCAACCTTCATATCTTTGGCTTGATTTGGGCACCATCCATGGTCATCTTAACCGGAGTTGACATAGTGATCTGAGGTGGACTAGATGGCTAGTTCTCAACTGAGGTACTGCTTTCCCCAATTGGTTCGATTAGCGTCAAGTTCTCTGGAAGATCCGGGACGTCTCATGGCCCAGCTTGATTTGGACTCTCTGTCGGTTCTGACTCTGGCAGATTGGTTTTTTGGTACTGAAAGTTTATCGGCATGTCCCGTCCATCTTGGGTTTGTACGGTGTAGGAGATCGGTCCTGTCTGCTAAAATGGTGGCAGGAATCCACTTTACACTTGCGGTATGGTTCCTTGCCAGAACGTCTTGACCCTGGCGAGAAACACAACATTTCAccttcatagaatcctacagtgcagaaggaggccgttcgaccCATCTAGTCTGTGactgagcaccccacccaagaccccaccccatcctatccctgtaaccccgcctatcctttttgacactgaggggtaatttagcatggccaatccatctaacctgcacatatttggactgtgggaggaaagcagagcacccggaggaaacccacacagacacggggagaatgtgcaaactccacatagtcagtcACAaatggtcggaatcgaacctgggtccctgccgctgtgaggcatcagtgctaaccactgtgccaccatgttgccctatttctcccactgtatgaCCTGATCCTGTTGCTTTTTCTCTACAATTAATTTTGTTTTGGTGGATTAAGCAAATCGAATGCTTTGCGTAATTGATGTCCAACCATTAGTTATGCTGGAGGAGCTTGCGTTAATGAGTGCGCCATATTCCTGTACGTGAGCAGGAATTGGTTAACGTGTTTAGACAATTAACCTTGTTCTCTAGTTACCTTCAACCAATGTTCATCGTCTGTGCAAAACATTCTGCCAGCTCATTTGTGGCAGGATGATGAATTGCGAGCGGATCGGATGTTTCGAAATTCCATTCTCCTTCAAGTAGTGGATGTACTCTTGCAAAATGAACTGTGGCTCATTATTTCTCAGAAGTTGTTTGGTTTAACCAAATCTGCTGAAGATTTCACCCAATCTTAATTGTTTTCTCTGTTGACGTTATCTTCATGATGGCAACTTCGGGTCATTTCAATTGAGCATCGATTAGAATGTGAAACATCGCCCTTTAATCAGTTCGGCATTGTCAACATGTACCCATTGCCAGGcctcttctggccattcccatgggtgcaatggGGCTAATGAACAAAGGGcaatagagcacaggaacaggaccttcagccctccaagcctgcgtcaatCACGTagcctatctagaccaactgcctgtatccctTCCGCTCATgtcctatccagataagtcttaaaggtcgctaacgtctctacctcaaccatctcacttggcaatgcattccaggccaccaccaccctctgtgtaaaaaacttcccccgcccATCTCTCTTAACCTTCCCCCCcttaccttgaacctgtgcccccttgtaattgccatttccaccctgggaaaaagcctccaactgttcgccctatctatacccctaataattttataaacttctatcaggtcgccactcagcctccgtctctcgcgggagaacaatcccagtttattcaatttctcctcataacaaataccctccatgccaggcaacatcctggtaaaccttttctgtactctctccgaagcctccacgtccttctggtagtgtggtgaccagaattgggcacagtattccaaatgcggcctaaccaaggttctatataactgtaacatagaTTTTAtaccgtccaatgaaggcaagcatgccgtatgctttcgtcaccaccatttccacttgtgctgccacttttaaggatctgtggacctgcacacccagatctctctgtgtctctatgctcctgatggttctgccatttttgTATAGCTCCAGGAATGGTGGGAGGTTCAGCACTTTTGTGCAAGACAAACAAATTCCTGCCTTCTCCTCGATTTCGGCATCTAGCCTCTGCCACCAAGAATAGTTTctggctatctccttcatccttacaaTACC encodes:
- the LOC119964451 gene encoding transmembrane protein 125, with the translated sequence MPELSEIMSGRFPANPSRIQQSILEDQVELWWFQDLKRSILCYSVAVVLILGTGLGGIFLLSTATSKSSEWKLGVGTILCLLALGILLKQLLSSAIQDMNCMRNRTQIDKLRSGGLIDYLIILVAGLIILVCGYAMIILANSAPHSSGRPWSDMLIAGVASTLAGCIILLSLLIYSLIFKFCPHITASSPNGRVPSVYVISTDNTQVRPGELSSSTANLI